Proteins found in one Arthrobacter pascens genomic segment:
- a CDS encoding TetR/AcrR family transcriptional regulator C-terminal domain-containing protein yields the protein MTEQIEAPRRTPLNRVRVLEAAVSLADDVGIESLSMRRLAQQLGVVPMALYKHVANKDELLDGMVDVIVGEIDPPARGPGWKDAVRLRILSARQALLRHPWARQVVESRTSRSPAVLEYMDDFIGMFLAGGFSVDLTHHVMHALGSRMWGFTQELFDDAGSHEAEADVTPEAQAAMFQEMSRRYPNILQVAMAARHDDRSVVGQGCDDQFEFEFALDLLLDGFERLQEQGWDSTQAKLGRP from the coding sequence ATGACTGAGCAGATCGAAGCCCCGCGCCGGACCCCCCTGAACAGGGTCCGGGTGCTGGAGGCCGCCGTCTCACTCGCTGACGACGTTGGCATCGAGTCGCTCAGCATGCGCAGGCTCGCCCAGCAACTCGGGGTGGTGCCCATGGCGCTCTACAAGCATGTTGCCAACAAGGATGAACTCCTCGACGGCATGGTTGACGTCATCGTTGGGGAAATTGATCCCCCTGCACGCGGCCCCGGCTGGAAGGACGCGGTCCGGTTGAGGATCCTCTCCGCCAGGCAAGCGCTCCTGCGGCACCCGTGGGCGCGCCAGGTGGTGGAATCCCGCACCAGCCGGTCGCCGGCGGTCCTTGAGTACATGGATGATTTCATCGGGATGTTCCTGGCAGGCGGTTTCTCCGTGGATCTTACGCACCACGTGATGCATGCCCTCGGCAGCCGCATGTGGGGGTTTACCCAGGAGCTGTTCGACGACGCCGGCAGCCACGAGGCGGAGGCCGACGTCACGCCGGAAGCCCAGGCCGCCATGTTCCAGGAGATGTCCAGGCGGTATCCGAACATCCTGCAGGTTGCCATGGCCGCCAGGCACGATGATAGGTCAGTGGTAGGGCAGGGATGCGATGACCAGTTTGAGTTCGAGTTCGCCCTCGACCTGCTGCTGGACGGCTTTGAGCGGCTTCAAGAGCAGGGCTGGGATTCCACGCAAGCGAAGCTGGGGCGCCCATAA
- a CDS encoding GGDEF domain-containing protein, producing MVLDTATLRIAFALMALALGLLFYFSAYRTTRSPYSGWWCLALVFFLSGSAAFLLDGTPHQWWANPLGNVLLVHGGVAVWAGARSLRSMPPPRWAFNGIPLATLVASAVDNPATNVWAGGPVFLAGMSFSIGLASRELWQLEPGYSRVRIPMAAVAAGVSVFYLGRLVAFLLDGQAGSTFVTIFGSEVTTLVTMVMLVVASFSMAALSSEQQTQALRMAATRDDLTGLLNRKAFLDLASEQLAHPPVAKPSGVLILADLDHFKAVNDTYGHAAGDEVLQAFAGACRDTVRSTDLAGRYGGEEFVLFIPGGTADSAERIADAISLRLAQASKADGPQMPTVSYGITTYDAGTAGLEALIASADAALYTAKSLGRNRTARSDRTF from the coding sequence ATGGTTCTGGATACAGCGACCCTGAGGATCGCCTTTGCCCTGATGGCGCTGGCGCTGGGGCTGTTGTTCTACTTCTCGGCCTACCGGACCACACGCTCCCCCTACAGCGGCTGGTGGTGCCTGGCCCTGGTGTTCTTCCTCTCCGGCTCCGCCGCCTTCCTCCTCGACGGCACCCCGCACCAGTGGTGGGCAAACCCGCTGGGGAACGTGCTCCTGGTCCACGGCGGTGTAGCTGTCTGGGCCGGTGCCCGTTCGCTGCGGTCGATGCCGCCGCCGCGATGGGCCTTCAACGGGATTCCGCTTGCCACCTTGGTTGCATCCGCCGTCGACAATCCTGCCACCAATGTCTGGGCCGGCGGTCCCGTTTTCCTTGCCGGGATGAGCTTCTCGATCGGCCTGGCGTCCCGTGAGTTGTGGCAGCTGGAGCCCGGATACTCGCGGGTCAGGATCCCGATGGCAGCCGTGGCTGCCGGCGTGTCCGTTTTCTATCTTGGCCGGCTGGTTGCTTTCCTCCTGGACGGCCAAGCCGGATCCACCTTCGTGACGATATTTGGCTCCGAGGTCACCACCCTGGTCACCATGGTGATGCTGGTGGTGGCGTCCTTCAGCATGGCGGCGCTCAGCAGTGAGCAGCAGACCCAGGCCCTTCGGATGGCGGCCACCAGGGACGATCTCACCGGGCTCCTCAACCGCAAGGCATTCCTGGACCTTGCCTCGGAGCAGCTGGCCCATCCGCCGGTGGCCAAGCCATCAGGGGTCCTGATCCTTGCCGATCTGGACCACTTCAAGGCAGTCAACGATACCTATGGCCACGCTGCCGGGGACGAGGTTCTGCAGGCCTTCGCCGGGGCCTGCCGGGACACTGTCCGGTCAACGGATCTGGCGGGACGCTACGGGGGTGAGGAATTCGTCCTCTTCATCCCAGGTGGCACCGCGGACAGCGCGGAGAGAATCGCCGACGCGATCAGCCTGCGGCTGGCGCAGGCCTCAAAAGCAGATGGACCGCAGATGCCTACCGTAAGTTATGGCATCACCACGTACGACGCCGGCACAGCAGGCCTGGAGGCGCTGATCGCCTCCGCGGATGCAGCGCTGTATACGGCCAAGTCACTGGGCCGGAACCGCACCGCCCGCAGCGACCGCACCTTCTGA
- the rsgA gene encoding ribosome small subunit-dependent GTPase A produces the protein MKNSSGTSLDSLVESISTEPEQAGPFLYGYSTAVAQHFDEHPAPGPCERGRVVRVDRSLVLVAVGAELLHLPYPLDAGVPVTGDWVWIGPNRGGDRQIVDVLPRRSELSRKRAFEASSAAQALAANMDVVGVVVPADRPLTHNRLERTLVAAWDSGAVPLVIITKADLADVADDVVGKAILQAAGVAVVTTSAENGDGMDELLAHLPPNCTLVLLGPSGAGKSTLINALVGRNVQDTGEVRSGDFRGKHTTTSRELVPLANGAVLMDTPGVRGFSLFDADDGMEQMFGDVEELAGLCRFSDCAHQREPGCAVQAALTDGTLEDRRWNNYLKLQRELAALARRKDAAATRAYQREWHQKVVGGGKSQRSAERASSERQEEQRSKRKRR, from the coding sequence TTGAAAAATTCTTCAGGCACAAGCCTGGACAGTCTTGTTGAATCTATTTCTACCGAACCCGAGCAAGCCGGACCGTTCCTTTACGGCTATTCCACCGCCGTCGCACAGCACTTCGATGAACACCCGGCACCGGGACCCTGCGAACGCGGGCGGGTGGTGCGGGTTGACCGCAGCCTCGTCCTGGTCGCGGTCGGCGCGGAGCTCCTCCACCTGCCCTACCCGCTCGACGCCGGCGTTCCCGTTACCGGGGACTGGGTATGGATCGGACCCAACCGCGGAGGGGACCGCCAGATCGTGGACGTACTCCCCCGGCGTTCAGAGCTCAGTCGCAAGCGGGCCTTCGAGGCCTCCTCCGCCGCGCAGGCCCTGGCCGCCAACATGGACGTGGTGGGCGTAGTGGTACCGGCTGACCGGCCCCTGACGCACAACCGCCTCGAACGCACCCTCGTCGCCGCTTGGGATTCCGGCGCTGTTCCCCTAGTGATCATCACCAAGGCGGACCTGGCCGACGTGGCGGACGACGTCGTCGGGAAGGCAATCCTGCAGGCGGCGGGCGTCGCTGTGGTCACCACGTCTGCCGAGAACGGCGACGGGATGGACGAACTGCTGGCCCACCTGCCGCCAAACTGCACGCTTGTCCTCCTGGGGCCGTCGGGGGCAGGGAAGTCCACGCTGATCAATGCATTGGTGGGCCGCAACGTGCAGGACACTGGCGAAGTCCGGTCCGGCGATTTCAGGGGCAAGCACACCACCACCTCCCGGGAACTTGTCCCGCTGGCCAACGGCGCGGTCCTCATGGACACTCCAGGCGTACGGGGATTCTCGCTTTTCGACGCCGACGACGGCATGGAGCAGATGTTCGGCGATGTGGAGGAACTCGCCGGCCTCTGCCGGTTTTCGGACTGCGCCCATCAGCGGGAGCCGGGCTGCGCCGTGCAGGCTGCACTCACTGACGGCACACTCGAGGACCGCCGCTGGAACAACTACCTGAAACTCCAGCGCGAACTTGCCGCGCTGGCCCGCCGCAAGGATGCCGCAGCCACCCGGGCATACCAGCGTGAGTGGCACCAGAAGGTGGTGGGAGGAGGGAAATCCCAGCGTTCGGCGGAGCGCGCCAGTTCCGAGCGCCAGGAGGAGCAACGGTCAAAGCGGAAGCGGCGCTGA
- a CDS encoding DUF2306 domain-containing protein — protein MPTVATAPPVRRSRAQWPVPAGLILLSLIPVLAGASRLTELTGGAAITPANARFFASPVPVVIHILSVTIYSLLGAFQFVPSLRRRRGWHRIAGRILVPAGLLAALSGLWMALFYVLPAGTTDVPIRLFFGSAMLVSLIMGLLAIRRRDFVRHSAWMTRGYAIGIAAGTQALVILPWMLLVGPPDELTGALLMGAAWVINLAVAEYVIHRRSLLSARTQ, from the coding sequence ATGCCAACGGTTGCCACCGCCCCGCCCGTCAGGCGCTCCCGAGCCCAATGGCCCGTGCCTGCCGGGCTGATTCTTCTCAGCCTTATCCCGGTGCTGGCCGGAGCGTCGCGCCTGACAGAACTAACCGGAGGTGCCGCCATCACGCCTGCGAACGCGCGGTTCTTTGCCTCGCCTGTCCCCGTGGTGATCCACATTCTCAGTGTCACCATCTACAGCTTGCTGGGGGCGTTCCAGTTCGTTCCGTCGCTTCGACGCAGGCGCGGCTGGCACCGTATCGCCGGACGCATCCTGGTGCCCGCGGGCCTGCTTGCTGCCCTCTCCGGATTGTGGATGGCACTGTTCTACGTCCTCCCGGCCGGCACCACCGACGTCCCGATTCGGCTGTTCTTCGGCTCCGCAATGCTGGTGAGCCTCATTATGGGTCTCTTGGCGATTCGCCGCCGGGACTTCGTGCGGCACAGCGCGTGGATGACGCGCGGCTATGCGATCGGCATCGCCGCGGGAACCCAAGCCCTGGTGATCCTGCCCTGGATGCTCCTCGTGGGTCCTCCCGATGAGCTCACCGGGGCTCTGCTGATGGGGGCCGCATGGGTGATCAATCTTGCCGTGGCTGAGTACGTCATCCACCGGCGATCACTGCTATCCGCGCGGACGCAATGA